Genomic DNA from Anabrus simplex isolate iqAnaSimp1 chromosome 9, ASM4041472v1, whole genome shotgun sequence:
tcttttccttctgattagtgttaatagagactggttgcccagctgtactttctcttaaaacagtgatcacgATTACTGCGATTCTCTTCTTGGGAGTGCGGGTTGGTGGCCAGAGTACACCTGAcaaagtctggcattgcttctacgtGCTCATATCCGCTTATTCTCTTCCATCCTTCGTAGTGTTAAGTTTACTAGGCTAAAGAATCTTTCATTATCATGCCCTTCATGGTCCATCCATTCTTTTGCTGAAACCCTTATTCTTCAATaagtcagacctcttccattttttcttctgaTTGGTGTCAAGAGagagtggttgcccagttgtacttcctttaaaaacaaaatgcACCTTTATTACCTCTTATTTCCCCATAAAAGAACAATTTCCACCACCAGCAatcgttccccctgtgggtgggggctgtagaataacacccacagtatccccttccTATCACAAGAGACAACtgaaaggggcttcaggggctctgatctttggagattgggttggtgaccatggggcccttagctgagttttggcattgcttccaatgaCTAGTGCCAGGCTGCTCAgtttcatctatcccatctgacctccctcggtcaactcttgttccccgacggtattagagcattcgagggctagggagtctcattttcacgcccttcgtggcctttgtctttctttggccgattccttcatttttcaaagtttcgGGTCCCTTCCCtttttgctctctgattagtgttatatagaggatgattgcccagttgtacttcctcttaaaacaataatcacccctacCAACAGTCCTGTAGTTTTCCCCTTGAAATTAAAGCGTTTCCACCTCACGTTGTCCTGGCTTGTATCATCAACATACATttaaagtgcaaatattttcattttcaggtcAAACGAAATCGACAAAAACTTCAGTCAGAACTAAACTATAAGGATATTTTGCAAGAAGCAAGAAGGTAAGGTCTTGAAGGTTCATGTCTCTTTTGAAGTAGTCATACTAAGGTCTCATTACCCACAATTCAGTTGCTCCctctgtggatgagtggtagagtATCAACCTCACATTGCAGGGTGAAACCTGGCAGTGGTTATCTTTTCTTGAAAAGCAGAAAAGAGTCCATTTCCATGTCTGCATGAAAAACATATCTTAGGTGCTTCCCTGAAAAAATTAATAGAAACCCAATCATAGGTTGGCCAATAGAATTCTGTGTTATTCTGCCATCTGGAAGAATAAAATGAAACAAGGAAATTAACACACAAGCAGTCTAAATGGCATCACATCACAactgcctgcacacagtagctgaggtcacaggatgatgatgattattattattattttttctttatgcCCACTAAAAGAGGGCACatgaacttgttcgttggcttgatggttttcaccttcttatcctcccaaaatctcttcatgaatgcagtgTGTTGCATCTTGCATTCTATGGACCACTTCCTGCCAGTTTTCTTAATTTTCTCCacaaatttgtgcttggctactattgtactaaagacTCCACGATTTTCTATGATCTCGTCCGAATATTCATTTCTAGGAGGactgccttagtttcttctagccagtttactTTGACCTTCTTTAAGTTGATTACGTACTTTAAAGAATGTTTTGGTGAGTTTGTCACTGTCCATTCTATAGACATGGCAGTAGAATTTCAGGCATCTCTTGCGTACAGCATCAGTGAATCTATTGCTTAATgaatagaggtccgctgttctcctcttaattcaCATGCCATTTTTTCTCATCAAACCATTAAATTTTCTGGAGAATTTTCCTTTTTTGCTTTTCAGTTTTTATAATTTTagaggtttctgaggcatataaagcttccaGCAAAACAACTATCTTGTATTGTCATAATAGTTGTGCATTACACAacatgactcttttgttgtagtaactCCATGTTAGTCTGTATGACTtatggagtttggtggctctttctacgtTGGCCCTGCTGTCTAGTCCTGATGGtcgtatgatttctccaaggtatttgaaggagggcacctgtgaaattgtgccgttttccatctctagcagaatttttttttttttttttttttttgctatattgatgtagattttccatgtgCTGGTTTTTTCATATAGATCTGGAGGCCTGCcattgatgctatattgtgtaatctaAGTAtggcatcatattattattattattattatttccgaatttGGCTGCCTACGGACCGCATTGAACctaagccttcttcttcttcttcttccagagcctcttcatcctttcacttatAATTTGGGTCtgcattttggtggtttctcctggaatgttttgatgctgtccactcagcttctaaattcttttctgttgtgaatcatatccattgtaagtccactttctattgcatctctttttacctcttcgacccactttgtcgaagctttcagtccagtgatgttcttgaatattttcttagttagccatttctcatccattctttctaaatgcccatagaattttagccttcgcttttgcatggtgacagtgattttttttgGTGTATTTGTAGAtatcatttttcctattcctccactccccatcagcatttttctgtggctctaaaattttccttaagattctcctctccttttttcaaGATCTTGAAGCTCATCCTTtctattcattgtcaggctctctgaagcataGAGactctctggctttaccactgtgctgtagtgtctaagtttcgccttgtaagatactTGTAAGTAAAATACGGCCTTCTTGTGTTCATGTTATATCTGTTCTAggttaacctgtaagctaattctagttttctaattcttgccctattcgcctctttatccaatccattaggttctatccattccctagatatttaaatttgtcagttctttttacagtcccatgcttcacttctaagtgtctctccctTTGGTGTCCAcattccatgtattccgtcttctcttATGAGACTTTGAGACCCGTTTCCTCAGTGatgatctcatgtagagtattcagcataatttgggcattttctctgttgtgagccaagagggcaagatcatctgcaaaagccaaacacttagggccgattgcagaaacggtgtttagtcGATGCctatggttaaacaatgcctaagtatggctgccgcattgcagagacgttatttatcacttagacactgtctaaaaccaatgttcaaGCGGTCATGTTTAATCACTGCCAagatcacaatcagaggttatgtaccatgaaacatgtaatttgttttATCATGTTGAGATGATTGCGGGAAGAAAGATTAGTCTGTGGGTCatccgctgctaaatcgcagcaattcatttgacatgttcGGGGAgatagagcttaaaataagattttgcttctcaagagacttgtttcttgagactgacaaagggacagtccggtaactgtcaatttgaatacaattcttggcaaccgatatattttattatacatgggataatttccatggaattataggtcactttgatTACATAcctgtcagaattacttgtcccaatcgtcagagggctgtcacatacatcaagcgggtgggattcacttatatttactgccaagtaaacacacataattgtgaaaactaaaaagtaggttgtatatggtttttatatatatataatcgtataagtttttggcaactatcagataggaaaaggcaagtggtggtgatggtggtgattattgtttgaagaggaggaCTGGAGAAGAAGAGCTGTGGCCaaaataacagccctagtatttgcctggtgtaaaaatagggaaactatggaaaacaatcttcagggctgccgatgaagcgtttcgaacctacaatctccaaaatgcaagctacatctatatggcccatacaacacactcggttacacattactattgtttcatcttcccttcgttgaAGCTGccatatttatgagtagattacacttactgtaacaacgctataatcaaagctacgcTTCCCCGtatggtggcgtgtcgctttagtgtcaataatattatgagatttaatttccaccgaaagcaatactgttatctgtgggcaagtcatgctcatgcttagccatatttgaataatgtgtaggaagacaaacagctgactggcgttcggcgcgcgcaccgacgaatttcattggttgcgacaagcaaagagttgcatgaaatatacttttatctccattttcaaaccaatattgaaactctaaatgatgtctagttaaacatcagctgaacattgtttatgcaattgAAGATCGTGCTGGatttagatgttgtttaggtagacgttgtctaaggcttaaaactagtcattgtttctgcagTCAAcccttaatttctaagttctgtcctttccttcCTAAACGTATTCCCTTTATTCCTTTAACTTCCATGGCTTTTTCCcaggttctaatgattttttctaggACAATGTTAAAGATAATTGGTGATAagcagtccccttgtctgactcccgtTGTTATTTCacatggttcagaaatttcactgAAGAATTcgacttttgagaaagtttctgtcagggattgttttattaacattcttgtatTCCTGTCAATTCCAAATTGCTCTAAGACagagtctgcctgtcaattgaatTATACgctcctggaggggcgtgccaatccagctgatgagcccaaatggcacgtctgggcgaaactctgcaaaatgcacacggcctaaccacccaaaagctggttttattcctgtgattgtaagatctgcggctgtgaaagccatttttgatattctaactccctggggagtaatattttttgaaaacggagaattcacttctcctttagcaggttagcaatccctatttgctaacatggcaggaccatgcgcttggtctgccactgctaagcagagtcttggaggggcgtgccaatccagctgatgagcccaaatggcacgtctgggcgaaactctgcaaaatgcacacggcctaaccaaccaaaagctggttctattcctggagatctgtttcaatttcatgaAGCCAGCTGATCTCCATTTTAGATGAAAGGgacaggttgagaattcttttagttagtctgttactgttcattctgataatgtgtccataaaatttcagtcatcttttccgaaaagtgtgagatattgTTTCAGagtgacaatatatttcctgggatgaatttttcctccatattccctctatacaaaATGGGCCAAAAAttgttcttaaaattttcctttcctgtttctctatgtctttggttagagacccgccaccaatgattaaggtttctgaagcatataacacttcaggtttgattactgtatgaTAGTGTCATAAGTTTtgctttccattattattattattattattattattagccggccctgtggtgtagggctagcgtgccttcctcttacccagaggccccgggttcggttcccggccaggtcagggatttttaactggacctgtgggctggttcgaggtccactcagcgtacgtgattagaattgaggagctatctgacggcgagatagcggctccggtctagaaagccaagaacaacgcccgagaggatttgtcgtgctgaccacacgacacctcgtaatctgcttcgggctgagcagcagtcgcttggtagacgaaggcccttcaagggctgtagtgccatggggtttggtttggatgattattattatgatgatgatgctgtgaACATGTGCAATTGAAAGGAATATACAAGTTTGTTGTTTGTCTACCTCTTGGTACGGGTCGGGGCTGCTTTTCATCACATAGTAAAATACGGCCTTCTTGTGTTCATGCCACTGAGGACATTTATTGTGTTATATAATGTCTAGTACTCCCGCCTCCCTTCCCATTTGTCCCTGTGAAtggaggcagtagaatacatccagatATCCCCTGACTGTTGCAAAAGACAACTGAAAAGGAACCCAGGGGGTTTcatcttggaagcgtgggttggcatccacggggcccttagccgagtcctggaattgcttccacttacttgttccaggctcctcactttcatctgtcctatccgatctccctaggtcaactcttgttcttttccgaccccagcggtacaaagggcactaagaaagttttgcgattcgcaaaaatggttggctggacacccctattatggtgagggatgaagagaggggtgaaaactggtctagaagacaccaaggcgcgaccttcacaccagcttttaccaagcagtgggattgaaagcaaattaagatgtcagtgttgtctaaaggtgaatatcgtgcaattatctgctacaattttgctcgtggattaactgttgaccagtgcctggaggaaatgactcctgtactggggaaagactgtccacatcggacaaaaattttccgctaGCACAAAGAGTTTCAGAGGGGAAAttgaggggaaattttggggttgaagacgatcctcgttctgggcgaccgtctgaatcagtgactgaggaaaacattgaagctatgaggaaaatgttgcagcaagagaggcggttgacatatcggcaggtagaagagactctccacatccctgcaccagctattcattctaTTCTACACTACCATCTCCATGTTTTTCTTttattgctttatgtcgcaccgacacaaatatgtcttatagcgacggtgggacaggaaagtgttaggagtgggaaggaagcggccgtggccttaattaaggttcagccccagcatttgcctggtgtgaaaatgggaaaccacggaaaaccattttcagggctgccgacagtggggttcgaaccttctatctcccgaatactggatactggccgcacttaagcgactgcagctatcgagctcggtcatctccatgttagaaaggtttgttccctttgggtgccccactcactttcagagaaacaaagggcacatcgagtgaaatgaaGCTGAGAAatactaaaacagtttgaaaattggactttgcgtaacgtcaatagcatcgttacaggtgacgaaacttggctttattaatacgatgtcccaacaaaatcccagaacaaggtgtggctgtttgaagatgagggtactcctgtgactgtacgAAAgttaaggtcagtgaagaaaaggatgattgcagtattcttcactaaacggggcatcctgacttgggttgtgctagaaacagaaaggacagttactgccaagtggtacagtgagacttgtctgcctcaggtcatccaggctctcaagcagctctgtctaaggtcacggctcaacacttggctcttgcatcaacacaatgctccagcacatgctaatgtaacaatggattttcttgccagacgAGGGTTGagtgtgcttgatcaccctccatacagtcctgatcttgccccatgagACTTCGCACTCTTCGCagagtgaagatgaagctgaaagagcggcgttttgcatccgacgaggagcttctggcagcatgggatcaagagtgtgaaaatataaccgaagaaaagtggcagagttggttcagtgactggttttgacgtatagagaagtgtattgagtgtggtggaaattaatttgaaaaagtctaaagcactcactcacattgcaaaactttcctagtgccctttgtattggtTTTCAAGGCCTAGGTAGTCTTTTGTTTCTCATGCCCTTCGAGACCCTTGTCATTTTTGGCCCCTTCCATTTTacccctctctgattagtgttaatagaggatggttgctcgtttgtacttcctcttaacacagtaatcaccatcacctcaCTTCACCAGTGTAGAGTCACAAGTTCACTTGTACAGTATTTcagataatattattgtttttattaaacCATTACATACACTGCATACTTACTGGAATACAGTATGATATCCCTTGTCGTAGCTTAAAGAGAACTATTGtattttagaaaacatttctaTAATTCAGACTTTCAGTAATTTGGACCAGATCTCACTCCCAATAGTCTGAAATATTGAAGGTGTACTTTATTTTATTGTAGATAGTAAAATCAGTAATGGAAAAAATTTTAAATATCAGTTTAGCATTCTTGAAATCTTGAAGAGATCAGTACTTTTAATCAAGCCAtatgtagaaaataataataataataataataataataataataataataataataataataataataatattgaagaaCTGGGATTAATGAGAAGAGAGAtaaatctatttgaagatggcagtgtgtgTATAAGTAgagactgtccttgtccttttttttttttccctcttcCCAGAGTCACCTGTAATACTTAAAACTGTTGGTGGGATGTCACTTAGCACTGGAACCCATGGAATTATTGTGCTACATATGCAGGCTGTAATTATTTGCAATGCCTTACTTAGCTGCTCTTTTATCCATCCAACCAAGTTTGGGAACAGTATTCTGCAACAGAAAACTAACTTTGAAAACTGCAAAATATTTTGCTCAGTACTTTAACAGAAATCAGTATTTTGTGTCTCCTAGTAAAAAATGTCTCAAGAAATATTATATGATTTGATTGGTTGCTCCTGAAATATATTATTTGTTTCTTTCAGGATGGTCTCTGCTGAGGAACATGAAGAACTATCAAGACAACAGGACCTTAAGGCTGTAGCACGAGAAATCAGTAGATTTAAAATGCATCTCGAACAGGAGAGAAAAAAGATTCAAAAGCAGACGGAAGGTTTGAGCCATAAAtctgtttcatttggaaacaattTTCAGAATTTCAGAACACCCCCTAAGACAATTCCTTCCATAACTGAATTCTTTTTCGATGATGTAAGCAACCCTAAATTAGCCACATCCGACCAACCAACAAATAACGACTCTATACCAGAAATGATGAATCATTTCAAAACTCCTCCCCACATAACAGGAGGAATAAATATTGTGGATAAAACTTTATCTGTTAACAATAATTCTTCAGTCTCTTCTAACCTTCAGAACACCATTGCTTTGACTGCAGAGAATGAAAATGATGCTTCATGTAAAATTCGTGAAAGAACAGAGAATTATTTAGCTCATAAGGCATTGAATCTATGGAAAATGTTTGTTCAGAAGAAAAAATCATTAATGTTAGAACATGAAAACCAGTTTATTCAGAATGTTGTTATCAGACAAGGCAATTGCAATGAAACTGAGTATGATGCTAAACATTACAAAACACAAAGAATTATACATTCTACTCTGACACAGTGGAGGAATTTCGTTTCCCAAAAGAAACTAAAAAGAATCAGAACTAGAAAAGTGCATTTTCAGATTGCCAGAAATAATAATCATCTGCTGGACATTGAACACTGTACTGTAAGGGATAATGCCACTATCTTGAACCTTGCATGGCAGAGATGGAAGGTGTACGTGGAAGAAAGGAAATTTGACAGGTTTCAAACACAGAGTCATCATATTGAGAGATATACTTTTCCAATCTTAGCAGATATTATACCAGGCACTAAGTCAATAGGATCTGTAGTAAAtgtaagagaaagagagaaaattcTAACTCAAACATGGCAGAACTGGAAAAATTTTGTTTCTCAGCAAAAATTGAAAAAAGCTGAGAAACAAAAATTTTCCTTTCAAGAAGATATGGTAAAATCATATTATAATCATAAATTGTTAAGAAAATTCTGGATTATTTGGAAAACTCAGACAAATCAGAAAAAGCTATTTATTTCAAACCAAAGGAAGGAAAATAGAGAACAGAAAATTGATGTATTTCTCAGAAATTTACAACATCAAAAATTGATTATTAGCTCAAAgtctaaaggaatacacaagagGAACAAAACTGATAATGAATTTGCTAATAAGAAAACTGATTTAATTGGTCGAAGAAGGTTACAGTTATCTAGGGGCAGGAGGACAGGACCAGAAGACCGTTACAGGAACAAAGATGAAAGAAAGTTACCTCTGGTTGTCCAAAATAAAAACACACCTATTCATTATAGATTTGAAGCTCAAAAACACATAATTGCTAAACAAAAAGAAAAACTGCAAGAACAAGGAAGACTTATAGAGGAATTGAAATTACAACATTTAAAAAGGGATGCTGAAGAATCTGCTAAAGATgcaaaagaaaaaataaatgaGACATTAGCAAACATTACCCTGAGAACTAAAGATAGAACTGTGAACCTCCAGTCATTGATTCCTCCGATACGACTGGTGAGAATGACAGAGCGAGCCAAGGAGCGCGAGAGGCGATGGCAGTTGCTGAAGGAAAAGAAACAGAAAGCTGAAGAAGAACGACTGAAACGAATTGAAGAGGAAGAGCAAAGAAAGAAACAGCAAGAAGAAGATGAGAAGCGTAGGAAAattgaagaattaaaagaaaaaagacaGCGTGAAAAGGAAATGGAACTGTACAAACAGCAGGAAAAGGCGAGAATTCGTCAACTGACCAAGAAAGCTAATGAATACTACAAAAGAAAACTTCTTCTAAACTTTGGTATCACACCTTTAAAACGATTGATAACTCTTAGAGAAGAACAACTTATTGTTGTGGCTGCTTATCACAAAAGACGTTTGCTCCTGAGGCACTTTTATGTTTGGAAGATACATGTCCAGGATATATTAAAAGAGAAAAGTGATAAAGCAGAAACTTGTTACAAGATGCAACTGTTGAGGAGAAGTCTTCTAGCCTTGCTCTTGGTAAGATCATCTTTATTTTTTCTTGACTGGAAATTAATAGTTAACACCCAAGTGGTGTAACTCacattatttttgttttgagaCATTAAATGTTTTACTAGGgtcgtacatttaaaaaaaaattatattatatatGTATTTAGAAAGGTTTGTTTTAACTCAAACTGACAATATTGATAcattttataccgagctcgatagctgcagtcgcttaagtgtggccagtatccagtattcggaagatagtaggttcgaaccccactgtcgacagccctgaaaatggttttccgtggtttcccattttcacaccaggcaaatgctggggctgtaccttaattaaggccacggccacttccttcccactcccagcccttccttgtcccatcgtcgccataagacctatctgtgtcggtgcgacgtaaagcaactagcaaaaaaaaaagatacattttATCTGGTTATAGATCTATATCTAGTATAAGGGTCTTATTCAATCTCTCATCTTCCTCTTCCTTATTATCTGCACGTTGGCTTAGTAAGTTATGGGCTTCGATATCTAATCTAGAATGCTGCTATGCCTTCCCAAATACTACATCACTACATGGGCACAGGGAGTGTCCAGCTTCTATACAGATGTAAAACAGGACTCGAGAATACAGATGTAAAACAGGACTCGAGAatacggagggttgccccagttaataTGGGATGCGACCTTGAGCGCATGTACCGCACCTTTAAGCAGCTGCATGTTGATTTTTTGTTCTGTCTGGTCACTGTGATTTAGAGAAGTGCCATGTACAATCATATCATACTACTGTTGCCTCATGGCCTGCCGAATTGCAGATATATGGCAGTGGTTGGCTTTTCCGTGCTAATTTCTCATTGTGGAGGATTGtacaacagtgtaaaatgaaagtcTCAAAACTAGTAAATCCTTTataggcaatgtgataaaattacatcagaatgaTTTCCCTCCAGAAACAACTAATTCGAAAAAACTGCCGCTGAAGAGAGTTTGACCATCCAGGAGTGCAGACATCATTAAGAAGGTAAAGGCTGCTATCCTGAAGGAAAATCCACCAACTCAAAGACACTTTGCCAGCCACACAAGCACATCTAAATGTACAGTCTACCGTATAGTAAAAGAAGATCTGAATCTGGTATAACAGCATAAGGCATGTGGAAATGGTTTGAAAGCAAGGGACGTTAAAGAACGGCCCACTAATGTCAGAAAATCATATGAAAACTACCCTAGCAGGGGATAAATGGTAGTCAGTTGTTACCCTGgatgaagctttggtttatttgGGTGACACCAACATGCCCCGGGCAATTTACTATCGCCCAAAAGGCCAAAAAGGGCACTCAAACcgtcaaggaaaacaaagaaaagtttgctagGGGGTTCATGGTAGTGGCAGGATATTGTGCCTGGGTAAATTCAGAATCCTCAGAGTGCCAAAAAATGTGAAGatcaatgctacctacttccagaagaatgtcATGGACCCTTCTTTCGATGAAGAAATCCTTCAGCTGTACAGTGATGATGCTTCAAATGTGTGGATCCACATAGATAAAACATCCAGTCATGCTTCCAGATCATCAGTTACCTACTATGAGAGAAAAGAAGCAGAGACAGGTGTCCATGTCATACCATTTAGTGACATCCCTGTCAAATCCCTGGATGCCTCGCCGATGGATTTCTGTACCTTTGGTTTCCTGAAGAGAGGGCTTTATTCTAGATGTTCCGCCACTATTGAGGGTCTCtggaaagtgtgcaaggaggtatggaaCAATATTACTCTTCCTGTACTCCGTCAAAGTCTTCTACTGTAGAAATTGAGATTCAGGGCAATAGTCTGTGCCCGTGGCTATCACATCCAGCAGAAGAGGGTCTGGAGAAAAGGAATCACCTAGGAAAAAAGGTACGTCAAAATCGTCCAAGCTTAAACAGGACAACCCTCCTTACAGCCTTCCTTGCATGAATGTTTGACAAAGCTCCACTGGGACGTCATTTCATCTCAACATCACTCTCCAAATACACTTCATATATGTTCAACCACTTTACCAAGCAGATATGTATATACATAGATTTTATgcaatacactaaataaataaataagtaaataaattactgAGCAGATTGGCCGTGCGTGTCAAAGTGCTATGGCTATGAAGACCAGCGGGTTCAATCAGTTATCATCATTCATGGTAGCATATGTATATATTTGGTGTATATAGCTTATGAGGAAGAGCAATACTCATTCAAGTAACACTAAACAAAAATGCAATAGACTTATGAGATCTAGCATattgctaaaaaaaaaaagtattaactgaaaaaacaaaaatttaccgagctcgatggctgcagtcgcttaagtgcggccagtattgagtatttgagagatagtaggttcgagccccactgttggcagccctgaaaatatttttctgtggtttcccattttcacaccgggcaaatgctggggctgtaccttaaataagtccatggccgcttccttcccacttctagccctttcctgtcccatcgtcgccataagacctaactgtgtcggtgcaacgtaaaagtaacttgcaaaaaacaagaaatatgaaAATGTATAGACATACATCGTATGCCTTCATTAGACTTGTACCTTTCATAATTCAGTCTGCACTCCTCTGTGAGTAAACTAAACACTTACACAGCCCTGTATTcataactagctctgtgacctcttTTAGTTCCAATTTATGTaatttttagaaaaattattttaaaaatatgtattttcctaaaataatatttctttatcaaaaattttaaattatttaagagtaTGTATTTATATATCTACAATTCCTTTCCCTAATAATAACAATTGTAAGGAACACATAATGGGATAAATACAACAATAGGTAAGTGTGGtaaaaaaagagaaataaagaaacacaacaGGGCAAGGAAAATCTCCACATCTCTCTTCATCAA
This window encodes:
- the LOC136881166 gene encoding coiled-coil domain-containing protein 191, with product MRLRTLRRVKMKLKERRFASDEELLAAWDQDSKSKGIHKRNKTDNEFANKKTDLIGRRRLQLSRGRRTGPEDRYRNKDERKLPLVVQNKNTPIHYRFEAQKHIIAKQKEKLQEQGRLIEELKLQHLKRDAEESAKDAKEKINETLANITLRTKDRTVNLQSLIPPIRLVRMTERAKERERRWQLLKEKKQKAEEERLKRIEEEEQRKKQQEEDEKRRKIEELKEKRQREKEMELYKQQEKARIRQLTKKANEYYKRKLLLNFGITPLKRLITLREEQLIVVAAYHKRRLLLRHFYVWKIHVQDILKEKSDKAETCYKMQLLRRSLLALLLVREEYICKEQVADDFYESQLQKRVFIQWQTYTCSQHLQLAIQLERAAAFYNRKIVINSLEQWRRLPTIQKYEREKEERKRLWRQRVQEMLPDFQPVQILEESY